The DNA segment AGTGAAGAGTGAATCGGCTGGACTGGATATCAATTTCGACATGCCGACCAAGGATTCGGCGGCGGTCGGACTTGATTTCCCGCTTGCCGCGGAGACACCAGCGGCGGCGCCGGAAGTGCCGGCAGCAGCACCGGAAGTGCCGGCAGCCGATTCCGGCAGCATCGATTTCGAGTTCGATTTGGGAACGCCGGTTGCCGAAGCGGCTCCGGAGCCTTTGTCCGCGGTATCCCTTGAACTTCCCGAGTTGGCTGCCGCGCCCGCACCGGCGGCGACACCGCTCGATCTGGGCGGCATCAGCCTCGAACTGGAGACGCCAGCGGCGTCCGCAGGCGCTGACGCAGCGCAGCCTGACAATCCTGAAGTGGCCACCAAGCTGGAGCTGGCAATGGCCTATGAGGAAATGGGCGATCGCGACGGTGCCCGCGAGTTGTACCAGGAGGCCCTCGCCGAAGGCAGCCCGGCGCAGCAGCAGGCAGCGCGCGCCAAGCTTGACGGCCTCGGCTGATCAATCCTGCCCTCCCGGCGCCGGTGCGCCGGGAGATGTTATCGCCGTGAAACGCCCGTACCCCGCCAGCCTGATACTGCTCGGCCTGGCTGTGCTTTTCGCGGCATCTTCCCGCGATGGGACGGCCTTGCTCCTCGGTAGCTTTGGACTTGCCCTGACGGCGCTGATCGCAGCGTCATCCCATCTGGGTTTGTTGTTGCGCCGCAGCCGCTGGTTGCTGCTCACCATGCTGGTGATGTTCGGCTGGTTCACCCCGGGGACTCCGCTGTCGGGCATTCCCGGAGCAAGCCAGGAAGGCCTGCTGCTCGCCGCCCAGAATCTGGCGCGTCTGCTGATCGCGCTTTCGATCGTCGCCTTGATGCTCAAAGCCTTGCCTGTGCCCGATCTGGTTGCGGGAATGCGCGCGCTGCTGGTCCCGCTTGAATTGCTGAATGTTTCCCGTGACCGGATTGCCGTGCGCCTGGCGCTGACGCTGAACGAGGTGGAAAGCTCAAGGCACGGGGTTCGCGGCGAGGCGGAACGTGTGGCAGCCACGCTGACACTTCCGGCATCCGGTTTTGGTGTCGCCGACGCAATTGCCGGCGCATTGACAGTCGCCTTGCTTGTTGGCGCGTGGCTGGCATGAGAATCGCGCTCACGCTCGAATACGATGGTTCCGGCTTCTGCGGCTGGCAGTCGCAGGCTGGCGGAGGCGCGGTACAGGACGCGCTGGAGTCCGCATTGTCCCTGGTCGCCGATGCGCCGATACGCGTGGCTTGTGCCGGGCGTACCGATGCCGGAGTGCATGCGATCGGGCAGGTAGTGCATTTCGATACCGCGGCCCTTCGTCCGGATACGGCATGGGTACGCGGCGTCAATTCGCATCTGCCGGCCAGCGTCGCCGTACGCTGGGCGCAGTCCGTGCCCGACGATTTTCACGCCCGTTTTTCCGCGACCGGCAGGCGTTATCGCTATGTGCTGCTCAATCGCGGCGAGCGGCCCGGCCTCATGGCGAAGCGTGTCGGCTGGTTTCATCGCCCGCTGGACGCCGATGCGATGCAGGCAGCGGCGGGCTTGCTGCTCGGCGAGCACGATTTCTCCGCCTTTCGTGCCGTCGAATGCCAGGCGAAGTCGCCGGTCAAGACCCTGCGTCGCGCCGACGTGACGCGTCACGGCGACCTGCTGGTGTTCGACTTCGAAGCCAGCGCATTCCTGCATCACATGGTGCGCAACATCGTCGGCGCGCTGGTGTATGTCGGCAAGGGGGCGCATCCGCCGGAATGGGTCGGCGAGCTTCTGGCCGGCCGCGATCGGGCGCGCGCGGCGCCGACTTTCGAAGCCTGCGGCCTGTATTTTGCCGGGGTCGATTATGATCCGGTCTGGCAATTGAAAGTCGGCGCTGGCGACACGGCGCTGCTCCTGCCCTGAACTCATGACCCGCACCCGAATCAAGATCTGCGGCATCACCCGCGAGGAAGACCTTGCCGCCGCCGTCGCCGCCGGCGCCGATGCGCTCGGCTTCGTTTTCTATGCGCCCAGCCCGCGTTATGTAACGATCGAGCGGGCGGCGCAATTGATGGCGCAGGTGCCGGCATTCGTCACCAAAGTCGGGCTTTTCGTCAACGCAGAACCGCAGGCCGTGCGTGAAACGATGGCCCAGGTGCCACTCGACCTGCTGCAGTTCCACGGCGATGAAGACGCGGCATATTGCGCAGCTTTCGGCCGCCCCTGGATCAAGGCGGCACGCGTGAGGCCGGGCTTCGATTTGCTAGAATACGCGTCGCTGTTCGCCAAGGCTCCCGGCGTCTCGGGCCTGTTGCTGGATGCCCATGTCGAAGGCTACGGCGGCGGCGGCAAAACCTTCGACTGGACCCTGATTCCACGGAACCTGTCGCTGCCTGTGATCCTGTCCGGCGGGCTGCATCCGGGCAACGTTGCCGAGGCGGTTCGCACAGTGCGACCGTGGGCGGTGGATGTCAGCAGCGGCGTCGAGGCCGCCCGTGGCATCAAGGATGCGCAGAAGATCATCGAATTCATTGCCGGAGTGCGAGAAGCAGATGCAGGACCTTCCCTATAACTTGCCCGATGCGGGCGGCCACTTCGGCCCCTACGGCGGTGTCTTCGTCGCCGAGACGCTGATGCCGGCCCTGGCCGAACTGCGCGCGGCCTATGCCGCCGCGCAGGCCGATCCCGAATTCCGCGCCGAGTACGAATACGACCTCAAGCACTATGTCGGCCGGCCCAGCCCGATCTATCACGCCAAGCGCTGGTCGGGCCTGCTGGGCGGCGCGCAGATCTATCTGAAGCGCGAAGACCTCAACCACACCGGCGCGCACAAGATCAACAACTGCATCGGCCAGGCGCTGCTGGCGCGACGCATGGGCAAGCCGCGCGTGATCGCGGAGACCGGCGCCGGCCAGCACGGTGTCGCCACCGCCACGGTGGCCGCCCGCTACGGCATGGAATGCGTGGTCTACATGGGCTCCGAGGACGTCAGGCGCCAGGCCGCCAACGTGTATCGCATGAAGCTGCTGGGGGCCAAGGTTGTTCCCGTGGAATCCGGCTCGAAGACGCTCAAGGATGCCTTGAACGAGGCCATGCGCGACTGGGTGACCAACATCGGCAACACCTTTTACATCATCGGCACGGTGGCCGGCCCGCATCCCTATCCGATGATGGTGCGCGACTTCCAGGCGGTGATCGGCGAGGAGTGCAAGACGCAGATGCCGGAACTCGCCGGCCGCCAGCCCGATGCCGTAATCGCCTGCGTCGGTGGTGGCTCCAATGCCATGGGCATTTTCTATCCCTACATTCCGGTGGCGGGCGTCAAGCTGATCGGGGTCGAAGCCGCCGGCCACGGTCTCGATTCGGGCAAGCATTCCGCTTCGCTGACCGCCGGCCGCTCCGGCGTGCTGCATGGCAATCGCACCTATCTGCTGCAGGACGAAAACGGTCAGGTGATCGAGACGCATTCGATCTCCGCCGGCCTCGACTATCCCGGCGTCGGCCCCGAGCACGCCTGGCTCAAGGATTCGGCGCGGGCTGACTACGTCACGATCACCGACGGCGAAGCCTTGCAGGCCTTTCATGACCTGTGTCATTTCGAGGGCATCATTCCGGCGCTCGAATCCAGCCACGCGCTGGCCTATGCGGCGAAGCTGGCCCCGACCTTGCCGAAAGACAAGCTGCTGCTGGTCAATCTTTCGGGTCGCGGCGACAAGGACATGCACACCGTCGCCGATGCGTCCGGCATCAAGTTCTGACTTCATATATTCATGTCACGCATCCAGACCACATTTGCAGCTCTCGCCGCGCAAGGCCGCAAGGCCCTGATCCCGTTCATCACCGCCGGCGATCCGCATCCCGACCTCGGCTTGCCGCTGATGCGGGCACTGGTGGCGGGCGGCGCCGACATCATCGAACTCGGCGTGCCGTTTTCCGATCCGATGGCGGATGGGCCGACCATCCAGCGCGCCTCGGAGCGGGCATTGGCGCACGGCATGAGCCTGCGCCGCGTGCTGGCGCTGGTACAGGAATTCCGCAAGGAAAATGCGACGACGCCGGTGGTGCTGATGGGCTATGCCAATCCGGTCGAAGCCTACGGCATCGAGGCTTTTGCCCGCGATGCGCGTGAAGCCGGTGTCGATGGCGTGCTGGTGGTCGATTACCCGCCGGAGGAATGTGTCGGATTTGCCGCCGTGATGAAGCGGGCGGACATCGATCCGATTTTCCTGCTGGCGCCGACATCCACCGAGCAGCGCTACGACGAAGTGGGCCAGATCGGCAGTGGTTACATCTACTATGTATCTCTGAAGGGTGTCACCGGATCGGGCAACCTCGATCTGGACGAAGTTGCGCGGCGCATTCCCCTGATTCGGGAGAGGGTCGGGATGCCGGTCGGCGTCGGCTTCGGCATCCGCGACGGCGCCACCGCCGCACGCATCGCCGCGGTAGCGGATGCGGTGGTGATCGGCAGCCGCATCATCGAGGAAATCGAACAGGGTCCGGCAGACGAGTCGCCGGCCCGTGTCGCCAAACTGCTGGCGGGGATTCGTGCCGCCATGGACCAGGAGACGGGACGATGAGCTGGCTACAAAAACTGCTGCCCCCAAAGATCAAGCGCTCGGAAGGCGTGCGCAAGTCGATTCCCGAGGGGCTGTGGGCCAAGTGCCCGGCCTGCGAAGCCGTGCTCTACAGCACCGACCTGGAAAACAACCAGAACGTCTGTCCGAAGTGCTCCCATCACCTTCGCCTGCGCGCCCGCGCCCGGCTGGATGCCTTGCTCGACCCCGAAGGCCGCTTCGAGATCGGCACCGAGGTCCTGCCGATGGATCCGCTCAAGTTCAAGGACAGCAAGCGCTACGTGGACCGCCTCGCCGCCGCAAACGAGGACACCGGCGAAGCCGATGCCATGGTGGTGATGCAGGGCGCGATCAAGACCGTGCCGGTGGTGGTCGCCTGTTTCGAATTCGAGTTCCTCGGCGGTTCGATGGGCGCCGTGGTCGGCGAGCGTTTCGTGCGCGGCGTCAAGGCGGCGATCGAACTGCAATCGCCCTTCATCTGCATCACCGCTTCGGGCGGTGCGCGCATGCAGGAAGGCCTGTTCTCCCTGATGCAGATGGCCAAGACCACGGCCGCCGTGACACAGCTGGCGCATCACCAGCTGCCTTTCATCAGTTTGTTGACCGATCCCACCATGGGCGGTGTTTCCGCTTCCTTCGCCTTCGTCGGCGATGTGGTGATCGCCGAACCGGGCGCGCTGATCGGCTTCGCCGGGCCGCGTGTGATCGAGCAGACGGTACGCGAGACCTTGCCCGAAGGATTCCAGCGCGCCGAATTCCTGATCGAAAAAGGCGCCATCGACATGATCGTCGACCGGCGCGAACTGCGCGACAAGCTCGCCTCCCTGATTACGCTCCTGCAGCGCGTGCCGGCAGCTTGATGCCGTTCTCGGCACCGGGTTTGCCGGATACCGGCCTGGACGGCTGGCTGGCGCACCTCGAAGCCCTGCATCCGCGTGGCAGCGCCGGCATCGAGCTTGGCCTGGAGCGGGTAGCCGCCGTCAAGTCGCGGCTCGGCCAGCGCGAGACCTGTCCGGTGATCCTGGTCGGCGGCACCAACGGCAAAGGCTCGACCTGCGCCATGCTGGAACGCATCCTGCTCGCCGCCGGCTATCGCGTCGGGCTCTACACCTCGCCGCATCTACTGCATTACAACGAGCGGGTCAGGATCAACGCTGTTGCAGCCGATGACGCCAGTCTGTGCGATGCGTTCGTCCGCGTCGAACAGGCGCGTGGCGATGCCGCGCTGACCTATTTCGAGTTCGGCACCCTGGCGGCCTGGGAAGTGTTTGCGGCGGCGGGTCTCGATGCCGTCATTCTCGAAGTCGGTCTCGGCGGCAGGCTCGACGCCACCAATGTCTACGAGCCGGCGTGCGCCATCGTCACCGGCATCGATCTCGATCACATGGATTTCCTCGGCGACGATCGCGAGGCCATCGGCCGTGAAAAGGCCGGGATTTTTCGTGCCGGAGTGCCGGCGATCTGCGGCGATCCGAAACCACCGCAGTCCCTGCTCAGTCATGCCGGCGCGGTCGGCGCCAGGCTCCAGGTCATGGGCCGCGATTTCGGCTATCAGCGGCAGGAGCAGCAATGGTTGTACTGGTCGCGTCCGGCCGATGCCGCGGAAATCCGCCGTGGCGGGCTGGCCTTCCCGGCCTTGCGCGGCGACCAGCAACTGGCCAACGCCGCCTGTGCGCTGGCCGCGCTCGATGCCCTGCACCACCGGCTGCCGGTGGCGATGAAGGACATCCGGCAAGGACTGATCGAAGTCGAGCTGGCGGGACGTTTCCAGGTCTTGCCGGGCCGTCCGGCCGTGGTGCTCGACGTCGCCCACAATCCGCAGGCGGCGCGCGTGCTGGCCGCCAATCTGGGCAACATGGGCTTTCATCGCAACACCTGGGCCGTGTTCGGCATGCTCGCGGACAAGGACATCGACGGCGTGATCGATGCCCTGGGCGAGCGGGTGACGCACTGGCTGCCATGCACCCTGGAAGGTCGCCGTGCCGCCAGCGCCGACTCCCTGGCGAGCCTGTTGCGGGCCCGCGGAATGACGGTGCAGGAAGAGTTCGAATCGCCCGCGACGGCGCTTCTTTACGCGCAAGAGAACGCGGGCGAAGATGATAGAATCCTCGCCTTCGGATCCTTCCTCACTGTTGCTGCGGCCATGCAATTGCTTGGCCGGCCAGCGTAACCACGATGGCGGAACAAGACACCTCGCCGGACGCAGATTTGCAACTGAAGAAGCGCGCTCGCCGCCGGCTGGTCGGCGCCGTCGCGCTGGCGCTGTTTGCGGTCATCATCCTGCCGATGGTCATGGATCGCGAGCCGCGTCCCTTGAGCCAGGATATCCAGGTGCGCATCCCCAGCCAGGATTCGACCGGACTCGCGTCGAGGGTCATTCCCGGCAAGCCCGCAGCGACGCCCATGCCCGCGCCCGAGTCGAAACCGGCGGCGGAACAGAAACCCGAAGTCCCTGCGAAGCCCGAACCGGCTGCCGCAGTTCCCGCTGCGGCAGCCCCCGCTGCAAACACCAAGCCAGCCCCCGCAGCGGCAGTCATGCCGGTCGCAAAACCCGCGGAAAAGCCCGTGGAAAAGCCGGCCGCGCCCGAGAAGAAGGCCGAAACAGTTGAAAAACCGGCGACCAAGACGAGCACGGAGGCCAAGCCGGCTGTCGATGCGTCCGGCCAGTGGGTGGTTCAGTTGGGCGCTTACAAGGAAGCGGGCAACGTCAAAGTGTTGTTGTCCAAGCTGAAGGGTATCGGCGTGCCGGCGTACACGGAAAAGTTCGACTCGCCGCAAGGGCCGCGCACCCGTGTTCGGGCTGGGCCCTTCGCCAGTCAGGATGCGGCCGAAAAGGCTCGCGCGAGAATCAAGATCATCGGCGTAGACGGCCCGGTCGCACCAAAGTAGGGCGATGACCGCGTTCGATTACGCCGTGCTGACGGTAATTGCGGCGTCGGTGCTGTTGGGCTTGTGGCGTGGCGTGGTCAGCGAGATACTGGCGCTGGCGGCGTGGGTGGTGGCGTTTCTGGTGGCCCGTGCGCAAGGCTCGCAGGTGGCGGACTGGCTGACCGGACAGATTGCCGAACCCGGCATGCGGCTGGCGGCGGCGTATGTGTTGATTTTTGTCGGTGTCTTGCTGGTCTTCGCAATAGCGCGCATGATTATTTCGCTGATGCTGAAGGCGGTGGGTTTGGGTTTGCTGGATCGCTTGCTGGGTGCCGCTTTTGGTGTCTTGCGCGGCGTGTTGGTGGTGTGGGTGGCAGTACTGGTGGCGGGCATGACGCCGCTGCCAAAAACTGACTGGTGGCGCGACGCGATGCTGGCGCCGCCGCTGGAAACCGCGGTGATCGCGGCAAAGCCCTGGTTGCCGGCGGAAGCGGCAAAACGGATTCGGTTTCGATAGAGGAAGATGACCATCCCCCCTTCCCCCTTCCCGGGGAAGGGGACGATAATTGTTCGCGGGCGTTGCCCGCTTCATGTTTTGGCCGCTCCTCCTTGGGGCGGCCCTGCGGAGAAGGACCATGTGCGGAATTCTGGGTGTGGTGGCCACCACGCCGGTGAATCAGTTGCTCTACGACGGCTTGCAGGTGCTCCAGCACCGCGGCCAGGATGCCGCCGGCATCGCCACGGCGGAGGGCGGGCGCTTCCACATGCACAAGGGTTCCGGTCTGGTGCGCGATGTTTTCCGCACCCGCAACATGCGCAGCCTGATGGGCAACTGGGGCATCGGCCATTGCCGTTATCCCACCGCCGGTTCGGCCGACAACGCCGCCGAGGCGCAGCCCTTCTATGTCAATTCGCCCTTCGGCCTGATGCTGGCGCACAACGGCAACCTGACCAATGCCGACCAGCTGAAGCAGGACATGTTCCTGCAGGACCTGCGCCACATGAACACCAACTCCGATTCGGAGGTGCTGCTCAACGTGCTGGCGCACGAATTGCAGGCCGCGTCGACCAAGTATCAGGTGGACGCCGAGACCATTTTCAAGGCGGTGGCCGGCGTGCATCGCCGCGTCAAGGGTGCCTACGCCGTGGTGGCGATGATCGCCGGCTACGGCCTGCTGGCCTTCCGCGATCCCTACGGCATTCGCCCGCTGGTGATGGGCCGCAACGAAACATCCGAAGGCATGGAATACATGGTCGCCTCCGAGAGCGTGGCGATCGACACGCTGGGCTTCAAGATGCTGCGCGACGTCGAACCGGGCGAGGCGGTGCTGATCGACATGCGCGGCAACTTCGTCAGCCGGCAGTGCGCCGAACGCACGCTGCATGCGCCCTGCATGTTCGAGTACGTCTACCTGGCGCGTCCGGATTCCGTGATGGACGGAATATCGGTGTATGAGACGCGGGCCAAGATGGGCGACTTCCTTGCCGACAAGATCCGCCTGACCATGCCGAATCTGGCGATCGACGCAGTGATCCCGATTCCCGATTCCAGCCGCCATTCGGCGATGGAGCTGGCGGCGCGCCTCAAGCTTCCGTATCGCGAGGGCTTCGTCAAGAACCGCTACATCGGGCGCACCTTCATCATGCCGGGGCAGGCCACGCGGCGCAAATCCGTGCGGCAGAAGCTCAACGCCATCAGCCAGGAATTCAAGGGACGCAACGTGCTGCTGGTCGACGATTCCATCGTGCGCGGCACCACCAGTCGCGAGATCATCATGATGGCGCGCGAAGCCGGGGCGAAGAAGGTTTATTTCGCTTCCGCCTCGCCGCCGGTGCGTTTTGCCAATGTCTATGGCATCGACATGCCGACGCGCAGCGAGCTGATCGCCGCCTTCCGCAATGACGAGGAAATCTGCCGCGAGATC comes from the Sulfuritalea hydrogenivorans sk43H genome and includes:
- a CDS encoding CbiQ family ECF transporter T component, producing MTASADQSCPPGAGAPGDVIAVKRPYPASLILLGLAVLFAASSRDGTALLLGSFGLALTALIAASSHLGLLLRRSRWLLLTMLVMFGWFTPGTPLSGIPGASQEGLLLAAQNLARLLIALSIVALMLKALPVPDLVAGMRALLVPLELLNVSRDRIAVRLALTLNEVESSRHGVRGEAERVAATLTLPASGFGVADAIAGALTVALLVGAWLA
- the truA gene encoding tRNA pseudouridine(38-40) synthase TruA; its protein translation is MRIALTLEYDGSGFCGWQSQAGGGAVQDALESALSLVADAPIRVACAGRTDAGVHAIGQVVHFDTAALRPDTAWVRGVNSHLPASVAVRWAQSVPDDFHARFSATGRRYRYVLLNRGERPGLMAKRVGWFHRPLDADAMQAAAGLLLGEHDFSAFRAVECQAKSPVKTLRRADVTRHGDLLVFDFEASAFLHHMVRNIVGALVYVGKGAHPPEWVGELLAGRDRARAAPTFEACGLYFAGVDYDPVWQLKVGAGDTALLLP
- a CDS encoding phosphoribosylanthranilate isomerase; the protein is MTRTRIKICGITREEDLAAAVAAGADALGFVFYAPSPRYVTIERAAQLMAQVPAFVTKVGLFVNAEPQAVRETMAQVPLDLLQFHGDEDAAYCAAFGRPWIKAARVRPGFDLLEYASLFAKAPGVSGLLLDAHVEGYGGGGKTFDWTLIPRNLSLPVILSGGLHPGNVAEAVRTVRPWAVDVSSGVEAARGIKDAQKIIEFIAGVREADAGPSL
- the trpB gene encoding tryptophan synthase subunit beta, which codes for MQDLPYNLPDAGGHFGPYGGVFVAETLMPALAELRAAYAAAQADPEFRAEYEYDLKHYVGRPSPIYHAKRWSGLLGGAQIYLKREDLNHTGAHKINNCIGQALLARRMGKPRVIAETGAGQHGVATATVAARYGMECVVYMGSEDVRRQAANVYRMKLLGAKVVPVESGSKTLKDALNEAMRDWVTNIGNTFYIIGTVAGPHPYPMMVRDFQAVIGEECKTQMPELAGRQPDAVIACVGGGSNAMGIFYPYIPVAGVKLIGVEAAGHGLDSGKHSASLTAGRSGVLHGNRTYLLQDENGQVIETHSISAGLDYPGVGPEHAWLKDSARADYVTITDGEALQAFHDLCHFEGIIPALESSHALAYAAKLAPTLPKDKLLLVNLSGRGDKDMHTVADASGIKF
- the trpA gene encoding tryptophan synthase subunit alpha — its product is MSRIQTTFAALAAQGRKALIPFITAGDPHPDLGLPLMRALVAGGADIIELGVPFSDPMADGPTIQRASERALAHGMSLRRVLALVQEFRKENATTPVVLMGYANPVEAYGIEAFARDAREAGVDGVLVVDYPPEECVGFAAVMKRADIDPIFLLAPTSTEQRYDEVGQIGSGYIYYVSLKGVTGSGNLDLDEVARRIPLIRERVGMPVGVGFGIRDGATAARIAAVADAVVIGSRIIEEIEQGPADESPARVAKLLAGIRAAMDQETGR
- the accD gene encoding acetyl-CoA carboxylase, carboxyltransferase subunit beta, with the translated sequence MSWLQKLLPPKIKRSEGVRKSIPEGLWAKCPACEAVLYSTDLENNQNVCPKCSHHLRLRARARLDALLDPEGRFEIGTEVLPMDPLKFKDSKRYVDRLAAANEDTGEADAMVVMQGAIKTVPVVVACFEFEFLGGSMGAVVGERFVRGVKAAIELQSPFICITASGGARMQEGLFSLMQMAKTTAAVTQLAHHQLPFISLLTDPTMGGVSASFAFVGDVVIAEPGALIGFAGPRVIEQTVRETLPEGFQRAEFLIEKGAIDMIVDRRELRDKLASLITLLQRVPAA
- the folC gene encoding bifunctional tetrahydrofolate synthase/dihydrofolate synthase, with translation MPFSAPGLPDTGLDGWLAHLEALHPRGSAGIELGLERVAAVKSRLGQRETCPVILVGGTNGKGSTCAMLERILLAAGYRVGLYTSPHLLHYNERVRINAVAADDASLCDAFVRVEQARGDAALTYFEFGTLAAWEVFAAAGLDAVILEVGLGGRLDATNVYEPACAIVTGIDLDHMDFLGDDREAIGREKAGIFRAGVPAICGDPKPPQSLLSHAGAVGARLQVMGRDFGYQRQEQQWLYWSRPADAAEIRRGGLAFPALRGDQQLANAACALAALDALHHRLPVAMKDIRQGLIEVELAGRFQVLPGRPAVVLDVAHNPQAARVLAANLGNMGFHRNTWAVFGMLADKDIDGVIDALGERVTHWLPCTLEGRRAASADSLASLLRARGMTVQEEFESPATALLYAQENAGEDDRILAFGSFLTVAAAMQLLGRPA
- a CDS encoding SPOR domain-containing protein encodes the protein MAEQDTSPDADLQLKKRARRRLVGAVALALFAVIILPMVMDREPRPLSQDIQVRIPSQDSTGLASRVIPGKPAATPMPAPESKPAAEQKPEVPAKPEPAAAVPAAAAPAANTKPAPAAAVMPVAKPAEKPVEKPAAPEKKAETVEKPATKTSTEAKPAVDASGQWVVQLGAYKEAGNVKVLLSKLKGIGVPAYTEKFDSPQGPRTRVRAGPFASQDAAEKARARIKIIGVDGPVAPK
- a CDS encoding CvpA family protein, whose protein sequence is MTAFDYAVLTVIAASVLLGLWRGVVSEILALAAWVVAFLVARAQGSQVADWLTGQIAEPGMRLAAAYVLIFVGVLLVFAIARMIISLMLKAVGLGLLDRLLGAAFGVLRGVLVVWVAVLVAGMTPLPKTDWWRDAMLAPPLETAVIAAKPWLPAEAAKRIRFR
- the purF gene encoding amidophosphoribosyltransferase, with the protein product MCGILGVVATTPVNQLLYDGLQVLQHRGQDAAGIATAEGGRFHMHKGSGLVRDVFRTRNMRSLMGNWGIGHCRYPTAGSADNAAEAQPFYVNSPFGLMLAHNGNLTNADQLKQDMFLQDLRHMNTNSDSEVLLNVLAHELQAASTKYQVDAETIFKAVAGVHRRVKGAYAVVAMIAGYGLLAFRDPYGIRPLVMGRNETSEGMEYMVASESVAIDTLGFKMLRDVEPGEAVLIDMRGNFVSRQCAERTLHAPCMFEYVYLARPDSVMDGISVYETRAKMGDFLADKIRLTMPNLAIDAVIPIPDSSRHSAMELAARLKLPYREGFVKNRYIGRTFIMPGQATRRKSVRQKLNAISQEFKGRNVLLVDDSIVRGTTSREIIMMAREAGAKKVYFASASPPVRFANVYGIDMPTRSELIAAFRNDEEICREIGADALIYQDLDDLKAAVRAINPAVTQFETSCFDGSYITGDVTATYLQNMEHKRSQPPLPASDDQDGFDGPDGEQLDLNLVQAG